A part of Dreissena polymorpha isolate Duluth1 chromosome 13, UMN_Dpol_1.0, whole genome shotgun sequence genomic DNA contains:
- the LOC127855572 gene encoding thiamine transporter 2-like, producing MWSWQRLAAVVCTFGFFKDLRPSEAYLSAYLTGPWKNLTEAQVDNEIYPWWTYSYLLWLIPVLLLTDYFRYKPTLVIVGVAYIITWVLLLWAQGVPAMRLMQVTYGLATAGEISYMSYLFSVTPVEYFQKISAFTKAASLMGKFVAYLCGQLLTMFNVLDYFQLNIFSFVSVIIAFLISVILPRALYSELFNPRRFTDDYNENGPDDGSSGTREQHKETHDLVEDPCGGRGFLNQTKSLIIFLAKELKTIYTNKTILIWSIWWAFASCGNFQVGNYIQNLWLILTPKTFNHTKRHLYNGAVEAAGTLLSSGMVLLIGFLPVDWSVPVRSELLMLVVCALNAVILVIMATTSSLWVCYVLYDVFRTTYQIVLTLASAQIARNLQRQRCGFVFGCNTFLALLIETILTAIVVDQAGLDVDVQTQFKVYGGYFGVMAVLFTVYVCANVWKLRQRTCNVQEMEIREQDDS from the exons ATGTGGTCGTGGCAGCGCCTGGCAGCGGTCGTGTGCACGTTCGGCTTCTTCAAAGACTTGCGCCCCTCGGAGGCGTACCTGTCCGCATACTTGACCGGACCTTGGAAGAATCTCACGGAGGCCCAA GTGGACAATGAGATCTACCCTTGGTGGACCTATTCCTACCTTCTTTGGTTGATCCCGGTTCTTCTCCTGACGGACTACTTTCGCTACAAACCGACGCTGGTAATTGTAGGAGTGGCCTACATAATAACGTGGGTACTACTTCTTTGGGCGCAAGGCGTTCCCGCTATGAGACTCATGCAGGTCACGTACGGTCTCGCCACTGCCGGGGAAATCAGTTATATGTCCTATCTTTTCTCCGTGACTCCTGTGGAATATTTCCAGAAAATATCTGCCTTTACTAAGGCGGCATCGTTGATGGGAAAGTTTGTTGCTTACCTTTGTGGGCAGCTTCTGACCATGTTTAATGTCCTCGACTACTTTCAGCTGAACATTTTTTCATTCGTGAGCGTAATAATTGCTTTTTTGATCAGCGTCATCCTTCCAAGGGCACTGTACTCGGAACTATTTAATCCGCGTAGATTTACCGACGATTACAATGAAAATGGTCCGGATGATGGCAGTTCAGGTACTCGCGAGCAACACAAAGAAACGCATGATTTGGTAGAAGACCCATGTGGAGGGAGAGGCTTCCTAAATCAAACAAAATCCCTCATTATATTCCTTGCCAAGGAACTGAAAACGATTTACACGAACAAAACGATTCTCATTTGGTCTATTTGGTGGGCATTTGCCTCGTGTGGGAATTTCCAGGTAGGGAATTACATTCAGAACCTGTGGTTGATCCTTACGCCAAAGACATTCAACCACACCAAGAGACATTTGTACAACGGTGCCGTGGAGGCGGCAGGAACTTTGCTTA GTTCCGGCATGGTTCTACTAATCGGTTTCCTGCCCGTTGATTGGTCAGTGCCGGTCAGGAGCGAGCTACTGATGCTTGTTGTTTGCGCACTGAACGCCGTGATTCTCGTTATCATGGCAACCACTAGCAGCCTATGGGTGTGCTACGTTCTTTACGACGTGTTTAGAACAACATACCAGATTGTGCTGACCTTAGCATC AGCCCAGATAGCTCGCAATCTTCAAAGACAGCGGTGTGGCTTTGTGTTCGGCTGCAACACGTTCCTGGCGCTTCTCATCGAAACCATTCTCACCGCAATTGTTGTAGACCAGGCAGGCTTGGACGTCGACGTGCAAACACAG TTCAAGGTCTACGGCGGCTATTTCGGCGTGATGGCAGTACTATTCACAGTGTACGTCTGTGCTAATGTCTGGAAACTTCGGCAACGCACATGTAACGTCCAAGAAATGGAAATACGTGAGCAGGATGACAGTTGA